Within candidate division KSB1 bacterium, the genomic segment CCGCCGCAGCCCATAACGCTGATCACTGCCGCACATACTATTAAGGAAACAAAAGAACGCATAGTAACCTCCTTAAAATTTAGTTAATTGTTATTACCCAATCACATCGAATTCTGCTAATATCTTACAAGTACTTTATGTTTATCCCTCCCCAACACCTGCGGCGTTTGTTCGCGATCCAGATAACCCGCAGTTTTCTTAACATTGGTAATGAGGTACTTTTCAAGTTCAAGTACAGTAATGATCTTATCGTTATTCTTATCTGCATCACCACGTAATCCTCTGAGCAGAAAATAGGTGAACAAACCGTGCTTCTTGTTGGGATAGCCGCTGCTAATTTGGTCGCCGCTTGCGGCGGAAAACACGACTAATTTTTCAGACAATAAAGCCGGATGGTCTATTTTGATTCGCAAGAGCCGTGCATCTGCCAAAAGCATGGTTTGCTCACGGGTACCGCCGCTAAAACAGGCGTCGAGAAATACGGTAATCGACCGGACATTGAGTTTTGCAAGCTCTTCATAAAGTATATGAAGACTAAAACCGGTTTGGGTCGGATAATTTGCATCGCCATCGGAGGGGATAAGATAAGGAGATTTCTCTTTTAAGTCTGGCACTCCATGTCCGGCATAATAAACATAAACATCCGAACCCGGCTGAACCCGCCTGGCAAGCCAACCATTCTTGGTAAAAAGCTTTTCAAATTCAGCCTTGGTTACTTCGTCGTCAGTTTTAAAATAAATATGGTTTTTATCATCCGGTACCCCAAAAAGATTGACAGTATATTCCTTAAACACGGCTGCATCGCGTTTTGCATAATTTACTTTTTGAATCGTGCGATATCGTTCGATACCCAAAATAACTGCAATAGCGTCTGGATTCTTCATTTTGCTCCTGGGAATGTTCATATCCACATCTGCGCGAAAATCTCTTGAAGAACGTGTGGAAATGGTGAGAAGTTTTGAATCGAAATTGAATCCTTTGCCCTCCAAGTCAATCTGAAATTTAATGATTCGTGAAGCAATACTCTCATCAGCAGTTATTTTGAAAGTGAGGGTTTTTTGAGAGTGCGCGCTGATGACTCCCAGTTCAAACGAAGGGTCGTAGGTGATACCTGTCACTCGGGTTGATGGAATTATGTTAGCAATGACATCCATTGCTGGACCAGCGCCCGTGTTGGAAATTGTTAATTTGATTACGCCAGTTTCCCCGGCATCGAGAAATTTATCGCCGGAAGGATCACTAAACTCACTTTTCAATGATAACGTAGGTTCAGGCAAAAACAGCAGTCCAGGTTTGCTCCTGCCACTGGCCTTCTGAGCCTCAACATTTTGAACAGAGAGCAATAGGATAAATAGTGCTAATGCAATATTCCTCATAACAAACTCCACTGTGTAATTTTAGCTTGCTAACTAATTAGGCGTGCCGGGCGGCTCAGGAAAACCCGCATCACCGTTCTTTTTATTCAATACTAAAAAAACAACGGAGCCAACGCCCAGTAATGCTGTCGCAGAACCGATCCATAACAAAGCTTTGCTGCCTGATGATACCAGTTCAGCCTCCACCACAAAATAGTAATCACTCGCTTTTAATGCACGAGGAACTTCCCTGGAAATATCCCAGACAATTTGCCTGTTCCGGCCTGCAAAACGCCCTCTACCTATATCCCCTTTCAATAATTTAGGATGAACCCGCGTAGACTGAACCTGTTCCCTTCTAACCGTCAAAGTAATTTCATATTGCTTGTTTTGTGGTCCAATCAGATCATAATAAATATAGATTTTTTCTCCAACGAGCTCGAAACGAACATTTTCAACGCGTATTTTATCTTTAGATAGGGCTTGATTTGCAAAAATTGGATGCACCAGCAACGAAATAATTAGAAAAAAACAACTTAGTTTACTACTTCTGCTTATTGTATGCATACTTTAACCTGACACTTATTTCATCAAAATCATTTTTCCTGCAAAAGATTTTTTGGCTTGTGTTTTTAAATAATAAATATAGACCCCGGAGGCAAGCTGGTTCCCGGCGTCATCTCTGCCATCCCAGCTAAACAAGTGTTGTCCCGCCCCAAGTTCGCCTGTATAAACTATTTTGATTTTTTCGCCCAGAATATTGTAGACTATTAGCTCAACCTCAGATGTGAAAGGAATAGTCAGGGGTATGTTGGTTTTCGGGTTAAACGGATTAGGATAGTTGTTACCCAATGCAAATTCCTTAGGAATAACCGATTTTAGTCTTTCGTTTACCGCATCTTCCTTTCCAACTATAATGCTAAACTTTGAGATTTCCGCAGCAGGTGTGAAACTGTAAAGTGAATCTTCCCGCAAGTTAAAATAATTGGCTTTTTCTTCGTTAATAAGATAGACTTCAAACTGCGAAGGAACGCTTTCGATGTCCGATAACACAAGTTGGGCCTGAACTCCCGGGATTGTTTGCACTGCAAATACCCAGGTCTGGGATTCCTCGAACTCAGGTCGGATGTCCGTAGCAAAAGAACTAAAGTATTTATCCCAAAGGGGTCTATGAAAATAGACTGTTGGCGTAAATGCAAGGGTTTCTGGTTTTCGCAGGTCATATGGGTCGAGCCCGGAGCTTGCCATCCGCGAAACGCCAAACCATGCCGACTGATCCGTAACCTCACCCGCAGACAGCTTAATGTTTATCCGCCAAATTCCGGAATCAGATTCTCCCACAGCTAAAGACGATGAAAAGATTAAAGAATATGGAATTTTCAGCGAGGAAAGGCTCGCAGCATTAAATAAAAAGTAGCCAACATAAGGCTGGAAAGTGGATGACTGGTTAAACGATCCCAGGTAAGACCATACAGGTTCGGATATGTTGTTCACGCTCTGAATTTCTGACCAGGACAAAGATGAAGTGAATGGATTGGTAATTAGATTCCAACCAGCGTGCAGGGGAATTTCGACTTCATTACTTGTATTTAGAGGAGCGGATGGGACATCAGTATCAATATTCAATGAACCTTTTTTAATGACCCAGAACGCCCGGCCAACAGAAAAATTAAAAACTGAGCTGCCATCATACTCTTCAACTCCTGTACC encodes:
- a CDS encoding caspase family protein, which encodes MRNIALALFILLLSVQNVEAQKASGRSKPGLLFLPEPTLSLKSEFSDPSGDKFLDAGETGVIKLTISNTGAGPAMDVIANIIPSTRVTGITYDPSFELGVISAHSQKTLTFKITADESIASRIIKFQIDLEGKGFNFDSKLLTISTRSSRDFRADVDMNIPRSKMKNPDAIAVILGIERYRTIQKVNYAKRDAAVFKEYTVNLFGVPDDKNHIYFKTDDEVTKAEFEKLFTKNGWLARRVQPGSDVYVYYAGHGVPDLKEKSPYLIPSDGDANYPTQTGFSLHILYEELAKLNVRSITVFLDACFSGGTREQTMLLADARLLRIKIDHPALLSEKLVVFSAASGDQISSGYPNKKHGLFTYFLLRGLRGDADKNNDKIITVLELEKYLITNVKKTAGYLDREQTPQVLGRDKHKVLVRY
- a CDS encoding T9SS type A sorting domain-containing protein, encoding MNPNDQSTTAKFEYGTTTSYGSEISAAQSPVSGSSPVDVSAQITGLSPNTGYHYRVVATNSSGTTQGSDLTFTTELPAYPSSFSVNSTMSFPDRDKASDYKTNEFRIVGLPGASNRPITDFLSGSHNKDWQLYWHNGTGVEEYDGSSVFNFSVGRAFWVIKKGSLNIDTDVPSAPLNTSNEVEIPLHAGWNLITNPFTSSLSWSEIQSVNNISEPVWSYLGSFNQSSTFQPYVGYFLFNAASLSSLKIPYSLIFSSSLAVGESDSGIWRINIKLSAGEVTDQSAWFGVSRMASSGLDPYDLRKPETLAFTPTVYFHRPLWDKYFSSFATDIRPEFEESQTWVFAVQTIPGVQAQLVLSDIESVPSQFEVYLINEEKANYFNLREDSLYSFTPAAEISKFSIIVGKEDAVNERLKSVIPKEFALGNNYPNPFNPKTNIPLTIPFTSEVELIVYNILGEKIKIVYTGELGAGQHLFSWDGRDDAGNQLASGVYIYYLKTQAKKSFAGKMILMK